From a single Bacillales bacterium genomic region:
- a CDS encoding ROK family protein — protein sequence MGKVWAGVDIGGTKVAIALVDERGKVVSEETIPTEVEKGPDHTAANINAVLEKLFEKSGHEVQGIGIGSPGPLNANKGLILKPSNLPTWIDYPIVEKVKNRFPSMPVSLGNDADLAGLGEYLFSLEGDHPYAAYVTVSTGVGGGIISNGRLHTGASSSAAEFGHMIFEKDGPLCGCGRNGCVETFSSGTGIANRMTEQVLQDENHPLFELARTNQLSAKEVFAAFDEDDPLARQVIEKAEDALAITLANVITALNPSVFIIGGGVALGQPRYIEAVKAKVGLYAMEENVEAVTFVQAKLGSNVGVIGAAALAMEDRY from the coding sequence ATGGGAAAAGTGTGGGCAGGTGTGGACATCGGCGGAACGAAGGTGGCCATCGCTTTAGTGGATGAACGCGGGAAGGTCGTTTCCGAGGAAACGATTCCGACGGAAGTGGAAAAAGGTCCGGATCATACGGCAGCGAACATTAACGCAGTGTTAGAAAAATTGTTCGAGAAGTCCGGACATGAAGTGCAAGGGATCGGGATCGGATCGCCGGGTCCGCTGAACGCCAACAAAGGATTGATATTGAAACCGTCGAATTTGCCGACGTGGATTGATTATCCGATCGTGGAAAAAGTCAAAAACCGCTTTCCTTCAATGCCGGTATCGCTCGGAAACGATGCCGACTTGGCTGGACTCGGCGAATATCTTTTTTCGCTGGAAGGGGATCATCCGTATGCGGCCTATGTCACGGTAAGCACCGGGGTCGGCGGAGGGATTATTTCCAATGGCCGCTTGCATACCGGAGCTTCTTCGAGCGCCGCGGAATTCGGGCACATGATTTTCGAAAAGGACGGGCCGTTATGCGGGTGCGGGCGGAACGGCTGCGTTGAAACGTTTTCTTCCGGAACCGGGATCGCCAATCGGATGACGGAGCAAGTGCTGCAAGACGAAAACCACCCGTTGTTCGAACTTGCACGAACAAACCAATTGTCGGCGAAAGAAGTGTTCGCGGCATTTGATGAAGACGATCCGCTTGCACGCCAGGTGATTGAAAAGGCGGAAGACGCATTGGCAATCACGTTGGCGAACGTAATTACAGCATTGAATCCATCGGTCTTTATCATTGGAGGCGGCGTTGCGCTCGGTCAACCGCGCTACATTGAGGCCGTCAAAGCAAAAGTCGGTCTTTATGCGATGGAAGAAAACGTCGAAGCGGTAACGTTTGTACAAGCGAAGCTCGGCTCAAACGTCGGTGTCATTGGCGCGGCTGCGCTGGCGATGGAGGACAGGTATTGA